Proteins from a genomic interval of Longimicrobium sp.:
- a CDS encoding penicillin-binding transpeptidase domain-containing protein produces MRTERWPRRIILFGALLLLLVPFGLIPLLASWSGDSGRPPVGRLYVHGAWTGEGALLELRDDRRGGNDACYQVLEPGERTRGDSTRVCSGGHHRAWVGDGRIEVAVGTDGVPTVSLAGARLRPEDWIGSSADPAARQPVRFPFRGYGIPGRAAQVVECDASARPRPAGCVRVHDRLRRMAIARAGGARGGGTLGADSVYPLYAGDELWLGLVAFHVSAAPDRGAGFVLERENRVRATETRAGAADTGGGGDRRWLGRLWVAEGPDRAGPLPSSFQVMPAHVLFTKGNLARRRTSLEVEDVVQEMIDAEFLCLERGEDSVRVAWRPVEHPGCDAPAAAPGVRRAVDEQLGDRYRRVRWGDMAPTAAALVDGANASLAGRGYLLDAFTLPLAFDWSLERRDPAASGAAGRQEAQPAARALWGVRFGSTRFNDEPRPGSTLPAVFLRASTARYAVQALRGGEVLASFSLTGATGRLCLGTMGGALVDASSGSHHPLGAYAFQGDPRVGTWSADPAAGCGGCTLDLRPAGGAGRGAVSVAAGAACGAVQGADGVVLADRQTVLGNGEWMEWTAGGVHLRVVDRGERAWATLSGVGGRRRFVDEFYRRAGLAPLLGDPGGLRGVEAALRAFVPDSTPRDSLPPLELSVDGDLQLAVQSIVDVRAAGVDDFDGASAVSALVLDTRTGEVLAVANSRTASSDRPPSAWEAGAQLARGLENTAFQRRRPLGSTIKVVGAYALVNSGLRDGPAPSAARPGWTVPESRLRDSAFLFVSRQRPGRPGPASPRKCHAGTGASHLLPATDAAFNRSTLVERFAQSCNSFFIMTGFRHVGPATAPLRSLGPASPPLAAGEMGMLGGDSTVLVLGAGSSVADGVRDGLAEDLGGRGGVPRSVYGLLVRSGFQPWPGQAGGEPRPASFTFQRRGAPVTVPLAAWFTPANAGSVPALLPGRDFSYPRVPSPARLDPHTTTAPAVEALGSDSQTVKRGRNEGEPEVQYAQLLIGQGQVEGSVLALSVLYAPAVRPDGRTVHPCLFRAQCAGSAGEPLLDRAAPAVPALHSALRAVLQDGTARRFFGTPRWSGLRQRWGGKTGTYSQETLPEAARGRRVEWQALVDWGCGVVFPFATPPDVGSLYDVLVPGLFAAAGRVAGAPAGSARGARACEDPAYPRNPAGIHAYGRHPARGELDAVAAALAEAPRGPRTTKTHHAFVLAALPGAGRAEGIVVAVLVDDEPTEAVPIGADIALAVERWAEVSRR; encoded by the coding sequence ATGCGAACTGAGCGCTGGCCGCGCCGCATCATCCTGTTCGGCGCGCTACTCCTGCTGCTGGTCCCCTTTGGCCTGATTCCGCTGCTGGCATCGTGGTCCGGCGACAGTGGTCGCCCGCCGGTGGGGCGGCTTTACGTGCACGGCGCGTGGACCGGCGAAGGGGCGCTGCTGGAGTTGCGGGACGACCGGCGTGGCGGAAACGACGCGTGCTACCAGGTGCTGGAGCCGGGAGAGCGCACGCGCGGCGACTCCACGCGCGTCTGCTCCGGCGGGCATCATCGCGCCTGGGTGGGCGACGGGCGGATCGAGGTGGCGGTGGGCACCGATGGCGTTCCGACCGTGTCGCTCGCGGGGGCGCGGCTGCGTCCCGAAGACTGGATCGGGAGCAGCGCCGACCCCGCCGCGCGCCAGCCCGTGCGCTTTCCCTTCCGCGGCTACGGCATCCCGGGCCGCGCGGCACAGGTGGTCGAGTGCGACGCGAGCGCCCGGCCTCGCCCCGCGGGGTGCGTGCGCGTGCACGACCGGCTGCGGCGGATGGCGATCGCCCGGGCGGGCGGGGCCCGGGGCGGCGGCACGCTGGGCGCCGACAGCGTGTATCCGCTGTATGCAGGGGACGAGCTGTGGCTGGGGCTGGTCGCGTTCCACGTGTCCGCCGCGCCGGACCGCGGGGCGGGGTTCGTCCTGGAGCGCGAGAACCGGGTCCGCGCCACGGAAACGCGCGCGGGCGCGGCGGACACGGGGGGCGGGGGCGACCGACGCTGGCTGGGGCGCCTGTGGGTGGCCGAGGGCCCGGACCGCGCCGGGCCGCTCCCCTCCAGCTTCCAGGTGATGCCCGCGCACGTGCTGTTCACCAAGGGCAACCTGGCCCGGCGGCGCACCAGCCTCGAGGTGGAGGACGTGGTGCAGGAGATGATCGACGCCGAGTTCCTGTGCCTGGAGCGCGGGGAAGACTCGGTCCGGGTGGCGTGGCGGCCGGTGGAGCACCCCGGGTGCGACGCGCCGGCCGCGGCCCCCGGCGTGCGGCGCGCCGTGGACGAGCAGCTGGGTGACCGATACCGCCGCGTGCGCTGGGGAGACATGGCCCCCACCGCCGCGGCCCTGGTGGACGGCGCCAATGCATCGCTGGCGGGGCGCGGCTACCTGCTGGACGCCTTCACCCTTCCGCTGGCGTTCGACTGGAGCCTGGAGCGGCGTGACCCCGCCGCGTCCGGCGCCGCAGGGCGGCAGGAGGCGCAGCCCGCCGCCCGCGCGCTGTGGGGCGTGCGCTTCGGGAGCACGCGCTTCAACGACGAGCCCCGTCCGGGTTCGACCCTCCCCGCCGTCTTTCTGCGCGCTTCCACCGCGCGCTACGCGGTCCAGGCGCTGCGGGGAGGCGAGGTTCTCGCCTCCTTCTCGCTCACCGGCGCCACGGGAAGGCTGTGCTTGGGAACCATGGGAGGAGCGCTGGTCGACGCATCGTCCGGGAGTCACCATCCACTGGGCGCGTACGCGTTCCAGGGCGACCCGCGCGTGGGAACGTGGAGCGCCGACCCAGCCGCCGGGTGCGGCGGGTGCACCCTGGACCTGCGCCCCGCCGGTGGCGCCGGCCGCGGCGCCGTGTCGGTAGCGGCGGGAGCCGCGTGCGGGGCGGTGCAGGGCGCGGATGGAGTCGTGCTGGCCGACCGCCAGACGGTGCTAGGGAACGGTGAGTGGATGGAGTGGACGGCCGGCGGGGTGCACCTGCGCGTGGTAGACCGCGGCGAGCGCGCCTGGGCCACCCTCTCCGGCGTGGGCGGGCGGCGGCGCTTCGTGGACGAGTTCTACCGGCGCGCCGGGCTGGCGCCGCTGCTGGGCGACCCGGGCGGGCTGCGCGGCGTGGAGGCCGCGCTGCGGGCCTTCGTGCCCGATTCCACCCCCCGCGACTCGCTTCCGCCGCTGGAGCTTTCCGTGGACGGCGACCTGCAGCTGGCCGTGCAGTCCATCGTCGACGTCCGTGCGGCAGGGGTGGACGATTTCGACGGTGCGTCGGCCGTGAGCGCCCTGGTGCTGGACACGCGGACCGGCGAGGTGCTGGCGGTGGCCAACAGCCGCACCGCCTCGTCCGACCGCCCGCCGTCGGCGTGGGAGGCGGGGGCCCAGCTGGCCCGTGGCCTGGAGAACACGGCGTTCCAGCGCCGGCGGCCCCTGGGCTCCACCATCAAGGTGGTGGGTGCCTACGCCCTGGTGAACTCTGGGCTCCGCGACGGGCCCGCGCCCTCCGCGGCGCGGCCGGGGTGGACGGTGCCCGAGTCCCGGCTGCGGGACTCCGCCTTTCTCTTCGTTTCCCGGCAGCGGCCCGGCCGTCCCGGCCCCGCCTCGCCGCGCAAGTGTCACGCGGGGACGGGCGCCTCGCACCTGCTCCCCGCCACGGACGCCGCCTTCAACCGCAGCACCCTGGTGGAGCGGTTCGCCCAGTCGTGCAACAGCTTCTTCATCATGACCGGGTTCCGGCACGTGGGTCCCGCCACGGCGCCGCTCCGCTCCCTTGGGCCGGCGTCGCCTCCCTTGGCCGCGGGAGAAATGGGGATGCTGGGGGGCGACTCCACCGTCCTGGTGCTTGGTGCGGGCAGTTCCGTCGCCGACGGGGTGCGCGACGGGCTGGCCGAGGACCTGGGCGGGCGCGGCGGCGTTCCGCGCAGCGTCTACGGCCTGCTGGTGCGCAGCGGCTTTCAGCCCTGGCCGGGCCAGGCGGGGGGCGAGCCGCGACCGGCGTCATTCACCTTTCAGCGGCGGGGCGCGCCGGTGACGGTGCCTCTGGCCGCGTGGTTCACCCCCGCGAACGCGGGGAGCGTTCCCGCGCTGCTTCCGGGGCGCGACTTCTCCTACCCCCGTGTTCCCAGCCCCGCCCGGCTGGACCCGCACACCACGACCGCGCCGGCGGTCGAGGCGCTTGGGAGCGATTCGCAGACCGTGAAACGCGGCCGGAACGAGGGCGAGCCGGAGGTGCAGTACGCGCAGCTGCTGATCGGCCAGGGACAGGTGGAGGGCTCCGTCCTGGCCCTCTCGGTCCTGTACGCCCCCGCCGTGCGCCCCGACGGACGCACCGTCCATCCCTGCCTTTTCCGGGCGCAGTGCGCGGGGAGCGCGGGCGAGCCGCTCCTGGATCGCGCCGCTCCCGCGGTGCCCGCGCTGCATTCGGCCCTGCGCGCCGTACTGCAGGACGGAACCGCGCGCCGTTTCTTCGGGACGCCCCGCTGGTCCGGGCTCCGCCAGCGCTGGGGTGGCAAGACCGGCACCTACAGCCAGGAAACTCTCCCGGAGGCCGCGCGTGGCCGCCGGGTGGAGTGGCAGGCGCTGGTGGACTGGGGGTGCGGCGTCGTTTTCCCCTTCGCCACGCCTCCCGACGTGGGGTCCCTGTACGACGTGCTGGTCCCGGGCCTGTTCGCCGCGGCCGGCCGGGTCGCCGGAGCGCCGGCGGGTTCCGCGCGGGGCGCACGGGCGTGCGAGGACCCCGCGTACCCCCGGAACCCGGCCGGCATCCATGCGTACGGCCGTCACCCCGCGCGGGGAGAGCTGGACGCCGTGGCGGCGGCGCTGGCGGAAGCCCCCCGCGGCCCGCGGACGACGAAGACTCATCACGCGTTCGTCCTCGCCGCGCTCCCGGGCGCCGGGCGCGCGGAAGGGATCGTGGTCGCGGTGCTGGTGGATGACGAGCCGACGGAGGCGGTGCCGATCGGGGCCGATATCGCCCTCGCCGTGGAGCGCTGGGCAGAGGTGTCGAGGCGATGA
- a CDS encoding ATP-binding protein → MTNLEQHVYDLVTHGIRGDALAVRQLARRMLNAAPVVSDANRFYTALERLLAQPTESPWPAAPGDPLGSLLRVELSPAVERPVLAGPEQRAIDAIVAERAALSTLVGAGLEPTKTLLLTGAPGVGKTMTATYLAAALDLPLLTLDLAEVVSRYLGQTGQNLRQAMEAARSNPCVLLLDEFDAVAKRRDDPADIGELKRIVNVLLLELERWPAEGLLIAATNHPELLDRAIWRRFDRVLELGLPDRNARETILTRAISRTSLPTDQRMVRLFAEAAEGLSGSDLVRQVRSAARESVLEPCSLGQALARSALSTLADRMPAGLAGEALCALAHHGAGFSLHQIAELLATPYSTVRRRVRSWEAREDAQVSTA, encoded by the coding sequence ATGACCAACCTCGAACAGCACGTCTACGACCTCGTCACTCACGGTATACGGGGCGACGCACTGGCCGTCCGCCAGCTCGCCCGCCGCATGCTCAACGCTGCCCCGGTCGTCTCTGACGCGAACCGTTTCTACACCGCCCTTGAGCGGTTGTTGGCGCAGCCGACCGAATCCCCGTGGCCTGCCGCCCCGGGAGATCCGCTCGGCAGTCTGCTACGCGTGGAATTGTCACCCGCAGTCGAGCGCCCCGTTTTAGCCGGCCCGGAGCAGCGTGCGATCGACGCCATTGTCGCAGAACGGGCCGCACTCAGCACGCTCGTCGGGGCCGGGCTGGAGCCAACGAAGACGCTCCTGCTTACCGGTGCGCCAGGCGTCGGAAAGACGATGACGGCCACGTATCTGGCCGCTGCGCTCGATCTGCCGCTACTCACACTCGACCTCGCCGAGGTAGTCTCCCGATATCTGGGCCAGACAGGTCAGAACCTGCGGCAGGCTATGGAAGCTGCTCGTTCGAACCCGTGCGTGCTTCTGCTGGACGAGTTCGATGCTGTTGCCAAGCGTCGGGATGACCCTGCGGACATCGGCGAGTTGAAGCGGATTGTGAACGTCCTTCTGCTGGAACTCGAGAGGTGGCCCGCCGAGGGACTTCTGATCGCCGCCACTAACCATCCAGAGCTGCTGGATCGAGCGATCTGGCGCCGTTTCGACCGAGTCCTCGAGCTGGGGTTGCCCGACCGTAATGCACGAGAGACGATTCTTACTCGCGCCATCAGCCGCACCTCCCTCCCGACGGATCAGCGCATGGTCCGGCTATTCGCGGAAGCGGCCGAGGGTCTCTCAGGCTCGGATCTGGTCCGACAGGTGAGATCTGCAGCGAGAGAGTCGGTCCTCGAGCCCTGCTCGCTTGGACAGGCGCTCGCCCGCTCTGCACTGTCTACGCTGGCGGACCGCATGCCCGCCGGACTTGCTGGTGAGGCGCTCTGTGCACTGGCACACCACGGCGCCGGCTTTTCGCTGCATCAGATCGCGGAACTGCTCGCCACTCCCTACTCGACCGTTCGACGACGGGTAAGATCGTGGGAAGCTCGGGAGGACGCGCAGGTCTCAACCGCCTGA
- a CDS encoding S8 family serine peptidase translates to MAEDRERPIREGGERLRQPTIWGGGGGPENLRGDPAAEAIRLRRHVAALRTEARAIDPRLRGKRVVFRATMHAEFLAGTHFPLPLIQATGIEVVGSAPARSAKSVSVPGDQPLNQAPARLLFMAATDEELERLESVLQGPQNTPAKAWLDVRKFAELRLSREDEVLRTDTEPDPGSARGWEAVLHPPTMRWTTDEADANLEEIYAKFVDWVRSLAGAESVRGRRRYIANGMCYLPVHLTPEQAREAARFNALRVIRPLPSMAVPGRPTGTLFPPGAPPSAYTRPTVTIAMFDGGLDPKCTSAARYTTPYKLTDEDPVDEWVTHGTVVNNAVLYGSAAESGQLPEPAAHVDHYRVLPRSSESADYNLLDVVESIDDVLRTRDYAIAHLSYGPEIPVHPDDPPHEWTVRLDRVALERKVTVVSAVGNLGREDETRGGNRICVPADMANGIAVGACTGADGDAVRSADYSGRGPGRHGGWVRPHGVGPGGCLALGKPFVGLAAHGQVEDEGTSYAAALVTHTLAGLVGVLGRRRSRPETLRAFAVHFCRRGPGSHGVLKIGYGRFELDLRTVLDCSENEVTVLYEDSVSRGEAIALRLPVPSGLDPKTEIAVRFTLCYTSPVDPSDVAGYTQAGFEWRVTPHARRYALLDEETREELDVFDAWEEAIVPSEVNGRPVRLARRPKRQGFGTQPGTERRLRAEGKWDTTISKYFRAKAEDLHEPVLELRHLFRSRGRLIPRDKRPNLRYTLLVTVRTPEGVPLYPLAEAQFQLPALQTDIAIAV, encoded by the coding sequence ATGGCGGAAGACCGCGAACGGCCAATTCGCGAAGGTGGAGAACGCCTCCGCCAGCCGACCATATGGGGTGGTGGCGGCGGCCCCGAGAACCTTCGCGGCGACCCGGCAGCGGAGGCAATCCGGCTCCGCCGTCATGTTGCTGCGCTCCGAACCGAGGCGCGCGCCATCGATCCCAGGCTACGCGGCAAGCGCGTAGTGTTCCGGGCGACAATGCACGCGGAATTCCTTGCCGGGACGCACTTCCCTCTCCCGCTGATCCAGGCAACCGGCATTGAGGTGGTAGGCAGCGCGCCCGCCCGCTCCGCCAAATCAGTCAGTGTCCCCGGAGATCAGCCCCTGAACCAGGCGCCGGCGCGCCTGCTGTTCATGGCGGCGACCGACGAAGAACTTGAGCGGCTCGAGTCAGTGCTTCAGGGCCCGCAGAACACGCCCGCCAAGGCATGGCTGGATGTGCGAAAGTTCGCTGAACTGCGGCTCTCGCGAGAAGACGAGGTCCTGCGCACCGACACGGAACCCGATCCTGGTAGCGCTCGCGGCTGGGAGGCAGTCCTCCACCCGCCTACTATGCGGTGGACGACCGACGAGGCCGATGCGAATCTCGAGGAAATCTATGCCAAGTTCGTCGACTGGGTGCGCAGCCTTGCCGGCGCGGAATCCGTTCGCGGGCGGCGCCGGTACATCGCAAACGGCATGTGCTATCTCCCCGTCCATCTCACTCCCGAACAGGCTCGAGAGGCGGCCCGTTTCAACGCGTTGCGCGTAATCCGGCCCCTCCCCTCCATGGCGGTGCCGGGCCGGCCCACAGGCACCCTTTTCCCACCTGGTGCACCACCATCCGCGTACACCCGGCCTACCGTCACGATTGCCATGTTCGACGGGGGCCTTGATCCGAAGTGCACGAGCGCGGCGCGATACACGACGCCGTACAAGCTAACGGACGAGGATCCAGTGGACGAATGGGTTACACACGGTACCGTGGTCAACAACGCGGTGCTCTACGGATCCGCAGCCGAATCGGGTCAGCTCCCCGAGCCAGCGGCGCACGTGGATCACTATCGCGTACTCCCCAGAAGCTCCGAATCGGCTGACTATAACCTGCTGGACGTCGTCGAGTCCATTGATGACGTGCTCCGCACCCGTGACTACGCGATTGCCCACCTCAGTTATGGCCCTGAGATCCCCGTTCACCCCGACGACCCGCCGCACGAGTGGACGGTTCGGCTGGACCGTGTCGCGCTTGAGCGCAAAGTGACGGTGGTGAGTGCGGTTGGCAATCTAGGCCGCGAGGACGAGACTCGCGGAGGAAATCGCATCTGCGTTCCGGCAGACATGGCGAATGGCATCGCCGTCGGCGCGTGCACAGGCGCAGACGGCGACGCCGTGCGCAGCGCAGATTACAGTGGTCGGGGCCCCGGGCGGCATGGTGGCTGGGTACGCCCCCACGGCGTCGGCCCCGGCGGGTGCCTCGCGCTTGGGAAGCCGTTCGTGGGTCTCGCCGCTCACGGGCAGGTGGAGGACGAAGGCACCAGTTACGCGGCCGCACTGGTCACTCACACGCTCGCGGGACTTGTGGGGGTTCTCGGTCGGCGGAGGTCGCGCCCAGAAACCCTTCGCGCGTTCGCGGTCCATTTCTGCCGGCGTGGCCCGGGCAGCCATGGCGTGCTGAAGATCGGCTACGGCCGCTTCGAACTAGACTTGCGAACGGTCCTGGACTGCTCCGAAAACGAAGTCACCGTTCTCTACGAGGACTCCGTCTCGCGAGGCGAGGCGATCGCTCTTCGCCTTCCAGTGCCCAGCGGGCTTGATCCCAAAACGGAAATAGCAGTGCGATTCACCCTTTGCTACACGTCGCCGGTCGACCCGTCTGACGTCGCTGGCTACACACAAGCCGGGTTCGAATGGCGAGTGACTCCCCACGCACGCCGCTACGCGCTTCTGGATGAGGAAACCCGCGAAGAACTGGATGTATTCGATGCCTGGGAAGAAGCTATTGTCCCCAGCGAGGTAAACGGCCGCCCGGTACGCCTCGCACGCAGACCGAAACGGCAGGGTTTCGGTACCCAACCTGGTACCGAACGCCGCCTCCGCGCGGAGGGAAAATGGGATACGACAATCAGCAAGTACTTCAGGGCGAAGGCAGAAGACCTTCATGAGCCTGTGCTGGAGTTGCGCCACCTGTTCCGTTCACGAGGCCGGCTGATTCCCAGAGACAAGCGCCCGAACCTTCGCTACACCTTGCTCGTAACAGTGCGCACACCGGAAGGGGTCCCACTGTATCCACTCGCAGAAGCGCAGTTCCAGCTCCCCGCGCTCCAAACCGACATCGCGATTGCCGTTTGA